Proteins encoded in a region of the Triticum dicoccoides isolate Atlit2015 ecotype Zavitan chromosome 3A, WEW_v2.0, whole genome shotgun sequence genome:
- the LOC119273067 gene encoding ABC transporter G family member 53-like — MDDAGEIHRGFGGLRRGGSSNAFSRSSHRADEHDDEEALRWAALERLPTRDRARTAVLDHFPGRDDGVRAVDVGRLGAGERAALLRRVASVADDHGRFLARFKERVDRVGIELPTIEVRYENLCVEAEAYVGSRGLPTILHTYANVLEGMANSLHITPNRKQKISVLHNVSGTIKPRRMTLLLGPPGAGKTTLLLALAGTLPSSLEMSGKITYNGHTMDEFVPRRSAAYVSQNDLHIGELTVRETVNFSAKCQGSGHRFDLLMELSRREKEANIKPDPEIDVYLKAAATGEQKAEVVTNHILKILGLDMCADTIVGNNMLRGISGGQKKRVTTAEMLVTPGRALFMDEISTGLDSSTTFQIVNSIRQTIHTLGGTAVISLLQPAPETYELFDDIILLSDGQVVYNGPREQVLEFFESAGFRCPERKGVADFLQEVTSRKDQRQYWIHSDETYRYVPVKNFAEAFQSFHVGQAIRSELAVPFNKSRSHPAALKTSKYGASMKELLKANINREMLLMRRNSFVYIFKATQLTLMAIITMTVFLRTNMHHDSITNGGIYMGALFFGIVMIMFNGLAEVGLTVAKLPVFFKQRDLLFFPAWTYSLPSWIIKTPLSLLNASIWVFITYYVIGFDPNVERLFRQLLLLLVMSETASGLFRFIAGLARNQIVANTIGSFFLLICMLTGGFVLSRENVKKWWIWGYWISPLMYAQNAISVNEFLGDSWNKTIPGFKEPLGRLVLESRGMFTEAKWYWIGVGALLGYVLLFNALYTICLTFLKPFDSSQQTISEETMKIKQANLTGEILEETSGEHKNTTTLDTADESNGESTSNNATVNSCPSKKGMILPFTPLSLTFEDIRYSVDMPEEVKAQGVKEDRLELLKGISGSFRPGVLTALMGVSGAGKTTLMDVLAGRKTSGYVEGNITISGYPKKQETFARVSGYCEQNDIHSPNVTVYESLAFSAWLRLPVDVDSSTRKMFIDEVMELVELSPLKDSLVGLPGVTGLSTEQRKRLTIAVELVANPSIIFMDEPTSGLDARAAAIVMRTIRNTVDTGRTVVCTIHQPSIDIFESFDELFLMKRGGEEIYVGPLGRHSCELIKYFEAIEGVSKIKDSYNPSTWMLEVTSAVQEQITGINFSQVYKNSELYGMNKNLIKELSTPPEGSNDLSFPTQYSQTFLTQCFACLWKQSQSYWRNPPYTAVKYFYTVVMALLFGTMFWGIGRKRQSQQDLFNAMGSMYASVLYMGVQNSATVQPVVAVERTVFYRERAAHMYSPLPYALGQVAIELPYIFVQSLIYGVIVYAMIGFEWTAVKLFWYLFFMFFTLSYYTFYGMMTVGLTPNYNIASVVSSAFYTMWNLFSGFIIPRTRIPIWWRWYYWLCPVSWTLYGLVASQFGDVTEKFDNGMLVSEFVEGYFGYHHDFLWAVGLVVASFAVLFAFLFGLSIKLFNWQKR; from the exons ATGGACGACGCCGGCGAGATCCACCGCGGGTTCGGGGGCCTGCGGCGGGGCGGGAGCTCGAACGCCTTCTCCCGGTCGTCCCACCGCGCGGACGAGCACGACGACGAGGAGGCGCTGCGGTGGGCGGCGCTGGAGCGGCTCCCCACCCGCGACCGCGCCCGGACGGCGGTGCTCGACCACTTCCCGGGGCGGGACGACGGCGTCAGGGCCGTCGACGTCGGCAGGCTCGGCGCCGGCGAGCGGGCcgcgctgctccggcgcgtcgccaGCGTCGCCGACGACCACGGCCGCTTCCTCGCCCGGTTCAAGGAGCGCGTCGACCGGGTCGGGATCGAGCTGCCCACCATCGAGGTCAGGTACGAGAACCTCTGTGTGGAGGCCGAGGCGTACGTGGGGAGCCGTGGCCTGCCCACCATCCTGCATACCTACGCCAATGTACTCGAG GGAATGGCAAATTCTCTGCACATTACACCAAATAGGAAGCAGAAGATATCAGTCCTTCACAATGTCAGCGGGACCATCAAGCCTCGCAG GATGACCTTGCTTTTGGGTCCTCCTGGTGCCGGAAAAACCACGCTACTCCTGGCGTTGGCGGGAACACTCCCTTCAAGCCTCGAG ATGTCAGGAAAAATAACATACAACGGGCACACGATGGACGAGTTTGTGCCCCGGAGGTCGGCAGCTTATGTGAGCCAAAACGACCTGCATATCGGCGAACTGACGGTTCGTGAGACAGTCAATTTCTCTGCAAAATGTCAAGGAAGTGGTCACCGCTTTG ATCTTCTAATGGAGCTATCGAGGAGAGAAAAGGAAGCAAATATCAAACCAGATCCAGAAATAGACGTCTACTTGAAG GCTGCTGCAACAGGAGAACAGAAAGCTGAGGTGGTCACGAACCACATACTAAAG ATCCTGGGATTGGATATGTGTGCCGACACAATCGTAGGAAATAACATGTTGAGAGGAATATCAGGAGGGCAAAAAAAGAGAGTGACCACAG CGGAGATGCTCGTCACGCCAGGACGAGCCCTTTTCATGGACGAGATATCAACTGGACTTGACAGTTCGACTACCTTCCAGATTGTGAACTCCATCCGGCAAACTATTCACACTCTTGGTGGAACAGCAGTTATTTCCTTGCTGCAACCAGCACCTGAGACATATGAACTGTTTGACGATATAATTCTCCTCTCAGACGGTCAGGTTGTCTACAATGGCCCCCGTGAACAAGTGCTCGAGTTCTTTGAATCAGCGGGTTTCAGATGTCCTGAGAGAAAAGGCGTGGCAGACTTCTTGCAGGAG GTTACATCAAGGAAAGATCAGAGACAATACTGGATACACAGTGACGAGACATACCGATATGTTCCTGTTAAGAACTTTGCAGAGGCATTTCAATCTTTCCATGTTGGTCAGGCTATAAGAAGTGAGTTGGCTGTCCCATTTAACAAGAGCAGGAGCCATCCTGCTGCCCTGAAAACATCAAAATATGGTGCCAGCATGAAAGAACTGCTTAAAGCTAACATCAACAGAGAGATGTTGCTCATGAGAAGAAACTCCTTTGTGTATATATTCAAGGCAACTCAG TTGACGCTTATGGCAATCATTACAATGACGGTCTTTCTTCGGACAAATATGCATCATGACTCGATAACAAACGGagggatatacatgggtgcactgtTCTTTGGGATCGTGATGATCATGTTCAATGGGTTGGCAGAAGTGGGCCTAACTGTTGCAAAGCTCCCTGTGTTCTTCAAACAAAGGGATCTCCTTTTCTTTCCAGCatggacgtactccttgccctcatGGATCATTAAAACACCCCTCTCCTTGCTGAATGCATCAATATGGGTCTTCATAACATACTACGTCATCGGATTTGATCCCAATGTAGAGAG ACTTTTTAGGCAGTTACTGCTCCTGTTAGTAATGAGTGAGACAGCGTCTGGCCTCTTCCGCTTCATTGCTGGTCTTGCAAGGAATCAAATTGTTGCAAACACCATTGGTTCATTCTTCTTACTAATCTGTATGCTTACAGGCGGATTCGTCCTGTCAAGAG AGAATGTGAAGAAATGGTGGATATGGGGGTACTGGATATCACCGCTGATGTATGCACAAAATGCCATATCAGTAAATGAATTCCTAGGTGACAGCTGGAACAAG ACAATCCCCGGTTTCAAAGAACCACTTGGAAGACTAGTTCTGGAATCTCGTGGAATGTTTACTGAGGCAAAATGGTATTGGATTGGTGTTGGTGCATTGCTCGGATATGTGCTGCTATTCAATGCCCTCTACACCATCTGCCTAACATTTCTCAAAC CATTTGACAGCAGTCAGCAAACAATATCTGAGGAAACGATGAAGATAAAACAGGCTAATTTAACTGGTGAAATCCTGGAAGAAACATCAGGAGAGCATAAAAATACAACAACACTCG ATACTGCAGATGAGAGCAACGGTGAATCAACTTCAAACAACGCAACAGTGAATTCTTGTCCCAGCAAGAAAGGAATGATCCTCCCTTTTACACCTCTCTCCCTCACATTCGAAGATATAAGATACAGTGTAGACATGCCAGAG GAAGTCAAAGCACAAGGTGTGAAAGAGGACCGATTGGAACTATTGAAGGGTATCAGTGGTTCATTTAGGCCAGGTGTGCTTACAGCTCTCATGGGTGTCAGTGGTGCCGGTAAGACCACACTGATGGATGTGCTGGCTGGGAGGAAGACCAGTGGATACGTAGAAGGCAACATTACAATATCTGGCTACCCAAAGAAGCAAGAAACTTTTGCTCGTGTGTCAGGATATTGTGAGCAGAATGATATCCATTCACCAAATGTGACCGTCTATGAGTCCCTTGCATTCTCTGCATGGCTACGATTACCAGTTGATGTTGATTCCTCAACAAGAAAG ATGTTCATCGATGAGGTCATGGAGCTTGTGGAGCTTTCCCCCTTAAAAGATTCATTGGTTGGACTACCTGGTGTGACTGGATTatcaactgagcaaaggaaaagattAACAATTGCAGTGGAGCTGGTAGCTAACCCTTCTATCATTTTCATGGATGAACCGACATCTGGACTTGATGCAAGAGCTGCAGCCATTGTCATGAGGACAATAAGGAATACAGTGGATACAGGAAGGACAGTAGTTTGCACAATTCACCAACCAAGCATCGACATATTTGAATCTTTTGATGAG CTCTTCCTGATGAAACGAGGAGGTGAAGAGATTTATGTAGGTCCACTGGGACGCCATTCGTGTGAATTGATTAAATATTTTGAG GCTATTGAAGGTGTGAGCAAGATTAAAGACAGCTATAATCCTTCAACATGGATGCTGGAAGTGACTAGTGCAGTACAAGAACAGATAACTGGGATCAACTTCAGCCAAGTATACAAGAATTCTGAACTATATGG GATGAACAAAAATTTAATAAAGGAGCTAAGCACACCCCCCGAAGGTTCAAATGACCTATCCTTTCCAACGCAGTACTCGCAGACCTTCCTCACACAATGTTTCGCTTGCCTGTGGAAGCAAAGTCAGTCATATTGGAGAAATCCCCCATATACTGCTGTCAAGTACTTCTACACCGTAGTAATGGCACTCTTGTTTGGAACAATGTTCTGGGGCATTGGCAGGAAAAG GCAGAGTCAACAGGACTTATTCAATGCCATGGGTTCCATGTACGCCTCAGTTTTGTACATGGGGGTACAGAATTCCGCGACAGTTCAGCCAGTTGTGGCTGTTGAGCGCACTGTCTTTTATAGGGAAAGAGCGGCTCACATGTATTCGCCTTTGCCATATGCATTGGGGCAG GTTGCAATAGAACTTCCATACATATTTGTTCAGTCCTTAATATATGGCGTGATAGTGTATGCCATGATTGGGTTCGAATGGACAGCTGTGAAGTTGTTCTGGTacctgttcttcatgttcttcaccCTATCATACTACACATTTTACGGGATGATGACGGTGGGCCTGACACCAAACTACAACATCGCTTCCGTTGTTTCCTCGGCTTTTTACACCATGTGGAACCTTTTCTCGGGATTTATAATACCAAGAACA AGAATCCCAATATGGTGGAGGTGGTATTACTGGCTCTGCCCTGTTTCGTGGACACTCTATGGTCTGGTAGCTTCACAGTTTGGGGACGTTACGGAGAAGTTCGACAATGGCATGCTCGTGTCCGAGTTTGTCGAGGGCTACTTTGGTTACCATCACGACTTCCTGTGGGCAGTCGGTCTGGTGGTTGCGTCCTTTGCAGTTCTCTTCGCTTTCCTCTTCGGACTCTCAATCAAGCTATTCAACTGGCAGAAGAGATGA